A region from the Longimicrobiales bacterium genome encodes:
- the feoB gene encoding ferrous iron transport protein B, with protein MPGTAELRSGAAGPPAATPTPSPARSPLVALIGPPNSGKSTLFNRLTGLRQKVANYPGVTVEKKLGDVHLGDHRSVTLIDLPGLHGFSAKSLDERVTRDALAGRLPGLPSPDAVILIVDSTRLESQLMLVEPVLEAGLPTLLVLNMADELAAGGGQVNEQDLAEQLGLEVVSASARSGQGVDRVRAFLERVEVRTSHPGVGATDMPEATDAPASNVVTPGANGSAAPDANGGVHPDGLGAQSPRRIDLPVVDVFVTRRGRVRIATQRSGYVAPASPKLTDRLDSVLLHRIAGPAIFAVLVALVFQAIFAWATPLMDGVEALVATSGEWARALMPDTWWRSLLVDGVWMGVGSVIVFLPQILILFFFLGLLEDSGYMARAAVIADRSMHRVGLQGRAFLPLLSGFACAVPAIMAARTIPDERDRLATIFVVPFMTCSARLPVYAMLIAAFIPERPLLGPFLGTRAATLLGLYLLGATAAVFTAFVLKGTLLRGRAAHFVMELPPYRIPTLRSILLRLLDRSRVFLMRIGRIILGVTVALWVLMQVPRVGGEAPPLEQSALGRAGHVIEPAIEPLGFNWKIGVGLISSLAAREVIVGTLGTIYGVENADEGSIEIQDSLKQDLDFGGAVALLVFFAFALQCMSTIATVKRETGGWKWPALQFGYMLVLAYIGAYAANAIF; from the coding sequence ATGCCGGGCACCGCCGAGCTCCGCTCCGGGGCCGCCGGACCGCCGGCTGCCACCCCGACCCCGTCTCCTGCCCGATCGCCGCTGGTCGCCCTGATCGGGCCGCCGAACTCCGGAAAATCCACGCTGTTCAACCGGCTGACCGGATTGCGCCAGAAGGTGGCCAACTATCCGGGCGTCACGGTCGAGAAGAAGCTGGGCGACGTCCACCTCGGTGATCACCGCTCCGTAACACTCATCGACCTTCCGGGCCTGCACGGCTTCTCGGCGAAGTCGCTGGACGAGCGTGTCACGCGCGACGCGCTGGCCGGGCGACTGCCCGGTCTGCCGTCTCCGGACGCAGTCATCCTGATCGTGGACTCCACGCGCCTGGAGTCGCAGCTCATGCTGGTCGAGCCGGTGCTGGAGGCGGGGCTGCCGACGCTGCTCGTGCTGAACATGGCGGACGAGCTGGCGGCGGGCGGCGGCCAGGTGAACGAGCAGGATCTGGCCGAGCAGCTCGGTCTCGAGGTCGTATCCGCCTCCGCACGCAGTGGCCAGGGCGTCGACCGTGTGCGCGCGTTCCTGGAGCGCGTGGAGGTGCGGACGTCGCATCCCGGTGTCGGGGCGACGGACATGCCCGAAGCGACTGACGCACCGGCGAGCAACGTCGTCACGCCGGGCGCGAATGGCAGCGCAGCGCCGGATGCAAACGGCGGCGTACACCCCGATGGCCTCGGGGCACAGTCACCGCGCCGGATCGATCTGCCGGTGGTGGACGTGTTCGTCACGCGGCGCGGGCGTGTGCGCATTGCGACGCAGCGGTCGGGCTACGTCGCGCCGGCGAGTCCGAAGCTGACGGACCGGCTGGACTCCGTGCTGCTGCACCGCATTGCCGGTCCAGCGATCTTCGCGGTGCTGGTCGCGCTGGTCTTCCAGGCGATCTTCGCGTGGGCCACGCCGCTCATGGATGGCGTGGAAGCTCTGGTCGCGACGTCGGGTGAGTGGGCTCGCGCGCTGATGCCGGACACCTGGTGGCGATCGCTGCTGGTCGACGGCGTGTGGATGGGCGTCGGCAGTGTCATCGTGTTCCTGCCACAGATCCTGATCCTGTTCTTCTTCCTCGGCCTGCTCGAGGATTCCGGGTACATGGCGCGCGCGGCCGTGATTGCGGACCGCTCGATGCACCGCGTCGGGCTGCAGGGACGCGCGTTCCTGCCGCTGCTTTCGGGCTTCGCCTGCGCGGTCCCGGCGATCATGGCCGCACGCACGATCCCGGACGAGCGTGATCGGCTCGCCACGATCTTCGTCGTGCCGTTCATGACGTGCTCGGCGCGCCTGCCGGTGTACGCGATGCTGATCGCCGCGTTCATTCCCGAGCGGCCGCTGCTCGGGCCGTTCCTGGGCACGCGCGCGGCGACGCTGCTCGGCCTTTACCTGCTCGGTGCGACGGCGGCGGTGTTCACGGCGTTCGTTCTGAAGGGCACGCTGCTGCGGGGGCGGGCCGCCCACTTCGTGATGGAGCTGCCGCCGTACCGCATTCCGACGCTGCGCTCCATCCTGCTGCGCCTGCTCGACCGCAGCCGCGTCTTCCTGATGCGCATCGGCCGCATCATCCTGGGTGTCACGGTGGCGCTCTGGGTGCTGATGCAGGTGCCGCGTGTCGGCGGCGAGGCGCCGCCGCTGGAGCAGAGCGCGCTGGGCCGTGCAGGACACGTGATCGAGCCGGCCATCGAGCCCCTGGGCTTCAACTGGAAGATCGGCGTCGGTCTTATCTCCTCGCTGGCCGCGCGCGAGGTGATCGTCGGCACGCTCGGCACGATCTATGGTGTCGAGAACGCCGATGAAGGATCGATCGAGATCCAGGACTCGCTGAAGCAGGATCTCGACTTTGGTGGTGCGGTGGCCCTCCTCGTCTTCTTCGCCTTCGCGCTGCAGTGCATGTCCACCATCGCGACCGTCAAGCGCGAGACCGGCGGCTGGAAGTGGCCTGCGCTGCAGTTCGGGTATATGCTCGTCCTGGCGTACATCGGCGCATACGCCGCGAACGCGATCTTCTAG
- a CDS encoding FeoA family protein, with protein sequence MTLPDVPLRQTVELVSIDLPADEVEPLLERGILPGCRMCPVRRSPSGDPILLVDGLLIAVRRETAGCLCVKLTAEA encoded by the coding sequence ATGACGCTGCCGGATGTCCCGCTGCGGCAGACGGTGGAGCTGGTCAGCATCGACCTGCCGGCGGACGAGGTCGAGCCGTTGCTGGAGCGCGGGATCCTGCCGGGCTGCCGGATGTGTCCGGTGCGCCGCTCGCCCTCGGGTGACCCGATCCTCCTGGTCGACGGGCTGCTGATCGCGGTGCGCCGCGAGACGGCGGGCTGTCTCTGCGTCAAGCTCACGGCCGAGGCCTGA